Proteins from a single region of Budorcas taxicolor isolate Tak-1 chromosome 7, Takin1.1, whole genome shotgun sequence:
- the LOC128050335 gene encoding nuclear envelope pore membrane protein POM 121-like: protein MGGYLSRPRPRPSSPALPGGDQPESPERLGPAHTASRVPPACRVHSGAPTLDLARRLSFEGLMASPRRRLYRRGFVLVHRRQYSIQQARCLFWGFFRSVPRSGHQKPLPSACSSNIFYTSVILRMASAKGKVTLRLPLKQTVICTWSSFSVHLPNLCVKEILVRALEESGQLRGKEEKDLTALAESRKGLAKQKKEHSAQESQDKQRRGSNPGGNAQSAFRRLMINGVLSSFVPRPGPLVLCSKSSEDILIRKSQTYFLSSRSKRNAITSSYSSTRGFPQLQRSGPGAAGLLGPESSHLHELSEKTSEEGHRPNPSASMEPQRKIEDEKIADGHLRKKQNLNWSQSSDSSRPRKRKIPLLLPTRRNGPLILPPPLQIGYPVTAEDLDLEKRAAIQWINNVLEG from the coding sequence ATGGGCGGTTACCTTAGCCGGCCTCGCCCTCGCCCGTCGTCACCTGCTCTGCCGGGCGGGGACCAGCCAGAGAGCCCCGAGCGCCTCGGGCCCGCGCACACCGCCAGCCGTGTTCCCCCAGCTTGCCGGGTTCACTCGGGGGCCCCAACTCTGGACCTGGCTCGCAGGCTGTCCTTTGAGGGTCTCATGGCTTCACCCCGTCGTCGTCTGTACCGTCGCGGGTTTGTCCTAGTCCATCGGCGGCAATATTCAATCCAGCAAGCCCGGTGTTTATTCTGGGGTTTTTTTCGCTCTGTGCCCCGGAGTGGCCATCAGAAGCCATTGCCGTCTGCTTGCAGTTCCAACATTTTCTACACCTCAGTAATCCTGAGGATGGCATCCGCAAAGGGCAAAGTGACGCTCCGTTTGCCTCTGAAGCAGACAGTCATCTGtacatggtcttcattttctgttcaCCTCCCAAACCTTTGTGTAAAGGAGATTCTGGTGAGGGCCCTAGAAGAGAGTGGTCAactgagaggaaaggaagagaaggacctGACAGCCTTGGCTGAGAGCAGAAAGGGGCtagcaaagcaaaagaaagagcACTCAGCCCAGGAGAGTCAGGATAAACAGAGAAGGGGCTCGAATCCAGGTGGGAATGCACAGTCCGCGTTTAGACGCCTCATGATCAACGGGGTCCTCTCTTCCTTTGTGCCCAGGCCTGGACCTCTGGTTCTCTGTTCCAAGAGCTCGGAAGATATCCTGATTAGGAAATCCCAGACCTACTTTTTGAGTTCACGCAGCAAACGAAATGCCATCACCAGTTCATACAGCTCCACAAGAGGTTTCCCACAGCTCCAGAGGAGTGGTCCAGGCGCAGCCGGACTCCTGGGCCCAGAGTCATCACATCTTCATGAGCTCTCAGAGAAAACCAGCGAGGAAGGCCATCGGCCTAACCCTTCAGCCTCAATGGAACCTCAGAGGAAGATCGAGGATGAAAAAATTGCAGATGGCCACttaaggaagaaacaaaacttaAATTGGTCACAGTCATCTGACAGTTCCAGGCCCCGCAAACGCAAGATTCCTCTGCTGCTACCCACCAGGCGAAATGGCCCACtgatccttcccccacccctccagatAGGTTATCCAGTCACTGCTGAAGACCTTGACCTAGAGAAGAGAGCTGCAATCCAGTGGATTAACAACGTCTTGGAGGGGTAA